Proteins encoded in a region of the Zea mays cultivar B73 chromosome 4, Zm-B73-REFERENCE-NAM-5.0, whole genome shotgun sequence genome:
- the LOC100282765 gene encoding N-acetylglucosaminyltransferase III, translating into MEAGYCNRKKTDGICESVCDSEFGSKSVLSMSRLKCALRGFDLRVLLILLIGVPILIFAIYVHGQKVTYFLRPIWEKPPKPFTILPHYYHENVSMGNLCKLHGWKVRETPRRVFDAVLFSNELDILDIRWHELSPYVSEFVLLESNSTFTGIKKDLHFKENRQRFGFAESRLTYGMIGGRFVKGENPFVEESYQRVALDQLIKIAGITDDDLLIMSDVDEIPSGHTIDLLRWCDDVPEILHLQLRNYLYSFQFLLDDKSWRASVHRYRAGKTRYAHFRQTDDLLADSGWHCSFCFRYINDFIFKMKAYSHVDRIRFKYFLNPKRIQHVICEGADLFDMLPEEYTFQEIIAKLGPIPSTFSAVHLPAYLLEQFDRYRYLLPGNCVRESG; encoded by the exons ATGGAGGCCGGCTACTGCAACCGCAAGAAGACCGACGGCATCTGCGAGTCAGTCTGCGACAGCGAG TTTGGCTCGAAGTCAGTCCTGAGCATGTCAAGGCTGAAGTGCGCACTGCGGGGATTTGATCTGAGGGTTCTCTTGATCCTACTGATTGGTGTGCCAATTTTGATCTTTGCCATATATGTGCATGGCCAGAAGGTGACTTACTTCCTCCGACCAATCTGGGAGAAGCCCCCAAAGCCCTTCACAATACTCCCTCACTATTACCATGAAAATGTCTCGAtgggtaacctatgcaagttgcaTGGATGGAAAGTCAGGGAGACTCCACGCCGTGTCTTTGATGCCGTGCTCTTCAGCAATGAGCTTGACATCCTTGATATCCGCTGGCACGAGCTTAGCCCGTATGTGTCAGAATTTGTGCTGCTTGAGTCCAATTCAACTTTTACCGGCATAAAGAAGGACCTTCACTTCAAGGAAAACCGCCAACGGTTTGGCTTTGCAGAGTCACGGTTGACCTATGGCATGATAGGTGGAAGGTTTGTGAAGGGAGAGAACCCATTTGTCGAGGAGTCGTATCAAAGGGTTGCTCTCGACCAGCTCATTAAGATTGCGGGCATCACGGATGACGACCTGCTGATCATGTCTGATGTTGATGAGATCCCAAGTGGACACACCATCGACCTCTTGAGATGGTGCGATGACGTTCCGGAGATACTCCATCTCCAGCTCAGGAACTACCTCTACTCGTTCCAATTCCTACTTGACGACAAGAGCTGGAGGGCTTCAGTGCACAGATACAGAGCTGGGAAGACGAGGTATGCACATTTCCGGCAGACGGACGACCTCCTGGCTGATTCAGGGTGGCACTGCAGCTTCTGCTTCCGCTACATAAACGACTTCATCTTCAAGATGAAAGCCTACAGCCACGTCGACCGGATCAGATTCAAGTACTTCCTGAACCCGAAGAGGATTCAGCATGTGATTTGCGAAGGGGCTGACCTTTTCGACATGCTTCCCGAAGAGTACACGTTCCAAGAGATCATCGCCAAGCTGGGGCCTATCCCGAGTACATTCTCCGCCGTTCATCTCCCTGCCTATCTGCTGGAGCAATTCGATCGGTACAGGTACCTTCTCCCAGGCAACTGCGTTAGAGAGAGTGGCTAG